Proteins encoded within one genomic window of Paraburkholderia sp. HP33-1:
- the trpS gene encoding tryptophan--tRNA ligase has protein sequence MKYANRPTILTGDRTTGPLHLGHYIGSLRARVRLQDEAQQFLLLADTQALTDNVGRHQKVTENVIEVALDYLAVGIDPAKSTILIQSQVPELAELSQYLLNLVTVARLERNPTIKEEIRLRGFERDIPAGFLTYPVSQAADITAFKATHVPVGDDQLPMIEQTNELVRRFNNTVDRSVLVECEAVLSQVTRLPGIDGKAKMSKSLGNAITLGATQDEITTAVNNMYTDPNHLRVSDPGRVEGNVVFAFLDAFDPDVQKVDELKSHYRRGGLGDSAVKRVLNERLQSLIEPIRARRRELEEDRGEVLAILRRGTMRAREVAGETLSEVKGALGLNYFQS, from the coding sequence ATGAAGTACGCAAACCGTCCTACCATCCTCACTGGCGACCGGACTACCGGCCCGCTTCATCTCGGCCACTATATCGGTTCCTTGCGCGCCAGGGTTCGGCTCCAGGATGAAGCACAGCAGTTCCTGCTTCTCGCGGACACACAGGCGTTGACCGACAACGTCGGCCGGCACCAGAAAGTAACCGAGAATGTCATTGAAGTAGCGCTCGATTATCTTGCTGTTGGCATCGACCCGGCGAAGTCCACCATCCTCATCCAGTCGCAGGTGCCGGAATTGGCGGAGCTGTCTCAGTATCTGCTCAACCTCGTGACGGTCGCGCGTCTCGAGCGCAACCCCACAATCAAGGAGGAAATTCGCCTACGCGGATTCGAGCGTGACATCCCTGCCGGCTTCCTGACGTATCCGGTCAGTCAAGCGGCTGATATCACTGCGTTCAAGGCGACGCACGTGCCAGTGGGCGATGACCAGCTACCGATGATCGAGCAGACCAACGAATTGGTGCGCCGCTTCAACAACACCGTCGACCGATCTGTACTGGTCGAATGCGAGGCTGTGCTGTCACAGGTCACTCGATTACCCGGCATCGACGGCAAAGCCAAGATGAGCAAATCTCTAGGAAATGCCATCACTCTGGGTGCCACTCAGGACGAAATCACGACGGCGGTCAACAACATGTATACCGACCCGAATCACTTGCGAGTCAGCGACCCGGGTCGAGTAGAGGGTAACGTCGTGTTCGCGTTCCTCGATGCGTTCGACCCCGATGTACAGAAAGTGGACGAGCTCAAATCGCACTATCGTCGCGGGGGACTGGGCGATAGCGCGGTCAAGCGGGTGCTAAACGAGCGACTCCAGTCACTTATCGAGCCGATTCGTGCGCGCCGTCGCGAGCTGGAGGAAGACCGGGGCGAGGTGCTCGCGATCTTGCGTCGCGGTACGATGCGTGCGCGGGAAGTGGCCGGAGAGACGCTGTCGGAGGTCAAAGGCGCGCTGGGCTTGAACTACTTCCAGAGCTGA
- a CDS encoding ESPR-type extended signal peptide-containing protein: MSGSWVVVSEHASSRGKPNKSPRAIGMAVAHAVAVVTGVACLASSGTAFANNLAVGTDVTNNAGASRARC; the protein is encoded by the coding sequence GTGAGTGGTTCGTGGGTGGTCGTGTCAGAGCATGCGTCGTCACGCGGAAAGCCGAATAAATCCCCCCGTGCGATTGGGATGGCAGTCGCGCATGCCGTGGCTGTCGTAACCGGAGTAGCGTGTCTTGCCTCATCCGGAACGGCATTCGCCAATAACCTGGCCGTGGGTACTGACGTAACGAACAATGCGGGGGCTTCGCGAGCCAGGTGTTGA